In Leuconostoc kimchii IMSNU 11154, one genomic interval encodes:
- the recQ gene encoding DNA helicase RecQ has protein sequence MQNVNPQTILREKFGYDNFRTGQLEVIEKVLAHQHALAIMPTGGGKSITYQLPAMLFDGITLVISPLISLMKDQVDGLDAMGIAATFLNSTLSGQVQAQRMSDLRQGVYKMLYVSPERLEIPSFFSFIQQLPIELIAIDEAHVMSQWGHDFRPSYLNILPLLAEIPGHPAVLGLTATATDRVRQNLQQLLEVPDENTILTGFARDNLALKIAHNVDKRQYVQDYLRENKEHSGIIYAATRKQVDELYDFLNKKGIKAGHYHAGLPERERQAMQEAFLFDEVQVIVATNAFGMGINKPNVRFVIHYSVPGNIEAYYQEIGRAGRDGLPSEAILLYAPQDIHLQEFFVQKSEGTEAHKQNEYNKIREMNAFANTQTCLPRYLLGYFGEMIDHDCGQCSNCLDSREMVDVTIDSQRVLANVVRMNQSFGKAMVAKVLKGSQDAAVKKYDYLMKLPTYGLMKDRTIKDLSSFIDYLTADGYLRIEGGEFPVLKVTEMGARVLKGQLVVEKRLNRRVIAQQKVTSAAKGLKLSDSDNRLFATLKAKRLELAREAGIAPFLIFSDKTLMNMAILRPKTAEEFLAISGVGEKKFDIYHDAFAEVLKNDMN, from the coding sequence ATGCAAAACGTGAATCCGCAAACAATTTTAAGAGAAAAATTCGGTTATGATAACTTTCGTACAGGACAATTGGAAGTGATTGAAAAAGTACTAGCGCATCAGCATGCACTAGCCATTATGCCCACTGGTGGTGGAAAATCAATCACCTATCAATTACCAGCGATGTTATTTGATGGCATCACGTTGGTGATTTCGCCATTAATATCATTGATGAAGGATCAAGTCGATGGCTTAGATGCGATGGGAATTGCAGCAACCTTTTTAAATTCAACGTTGAGTGGTCAAGTCCAGGCACAACGCATGTCTGACTTGCGTCAAGGTGTTTATAAAATGCTTTATGTATCCCCTGAAAGGCTAGAAATTCCAAGTTTTTTTAGTTTTATTCAGCAACTACCAATCGAATTAATAGCCATTGATGAGGCGCATGTCATGTCACAATGGGGCCATGATTTTCGACCAAGTTACCTTAATATTTTACCGTTATTGGCTGAAATTCCTGGTCATCCAGCGGTTTTGGGTTTGACAGCGACTGCAACAGATCGTGTTCGTCAGAATTTACAGCAATTGTTAGAAGTACCGGATGAAAATACGATTTTAACAGGCTTTGCTCGTGATAATTTGGCGTTAAAAATTGCACATAACGTTGATAAACGGCAATATGTACAAGATTATTTACGTGAGAATAAAGAACACAGTGGCATTATTTATGCTGCTACGCGCAAGCAAGTAGATGAATTGTACGATTTTTTAAATAAAAAAGGCATCAAGGCGGGGCACTATCATGCTGGTTTACCAGAGCGTGAACGTCAAGCGATGCAAGAGGCTTTTTTGTTTGATGAAGTACAAGTGATTGTTGCAACCAATGCGTTTGGCATGGGTATTAACAAGCCAAACGTACGCTTTGTTATTCACTACTCAGTACCGGGAAATATTGAAGCCTATTATCAAGAAATTGGTCGTGCTGGGCGTGACGGGTTACCATCTGAGGCGATATTATTATATGCACCACAAGATATTCATTTACAAGAATTTTTTGTCCAAAAATCAGAAGGGACAGAAGCGCATAAGCAAAATGAATATAACAAAATTCGTGAAATGAATGCATTTGCTAACACACAAACGTGTTTACCAAGATATTTATTAGGTTATTTTGGGGAAATGATTGATCATGATTGTGGTCAGTGTTCTAATTGTTTAGATTCACGCGAAATGGTTGATGTCACAATCGATTCTCAGCGTGTGTTGGCCAATGTTGTACGCATGAACCAAAGCTTTGGAAAAGCGATGGTTGCTAAAGTTTTAAAAGGCTCACAAGATGCCGCTGTGAAGAAGTATGACTATTTGATGAAGTTACCCACATATGGCTTGATGAAAGACAGAACGATTAAAGACCTAAGCAGTTTTATTGACTACTTAACGGCTGATGGCTATCTAAGAATTGAGGGTGGTGAGTTTCCTGTCTTAAAAGTCACCGAAATGGGCGCACGTGTTTTAAAAGGTCAGCTCGTTGTGGAAAAGCGACTAAATCGACGCGTGATTGCACAACAAAAAGTCACATCAGCAGCTAAGGGACTTAAATTGTCTGATAGTGACAATCGATTGTTTGCTACATTGAAAGCTAAGCGTTTAGAGTTGGCACGTGAAGCGGGCATTGCGCCGTTTTTGATTTTCTCGGATAAAACCTTAATGAATATGGCAATTTTACGACCTAAAACGGCCGAAGAGTTTTTAGCTATTTCTGGTGTTGGTGAGAAAAAGTTTGATATTTATCATGACGCATTTGCAGAAGTACTAAAAAATGATATGAATTAA
- a CDS encoding helix-turn-helix transcriptional regulator, which yields MNRISELRKETNTSQTELAELLGVTRQAISLYEKWPDKGGREPKLETWKKLADHFGVYIGYIQGVSDIRKNDYTGLASSDNDVLLNIIDELYKNDNRADKKLVEYIKSSFSRNVNHSITTMYLLRLVVALFAIDTDNNMAIYEDFAKRLRKLKDKDDSLHIEKLINKRIEQSIRNKEFIDEIEAQNKKASDD from the coding sequence ATGAATAGAATATCAGAACTAAGAAAAGAAACAAATACATCTCAAACAGAACTGGCCGAGCTGTTAGGTGTAACTAGGCAAGCCATTTCACTATATGAAAAGTGGCCAGATAAGGGTGGTCGTGAACCTAAATTAGAAACATGGAAAAAACTCGCAGACCATTTTGGCGTATATATTGGCTATATTCAAGGCGTTTCAGATATTAGAAAAAATGATTATACAGGTCTAGCAAGTTCAGACAACGATGTTCTTCTCAATATAATTGATGAATTATATAAAAATGACAATAGAGCTGACAAGAAACTCGTGGAATACATTAAATCCAGCTTTTCACGTAACGTCAATCATTCTATAACTACTATGTACTTGCTCAGATTAGTAGTCGCTTTATTTGCTATTGATACGGATAATAATATGGCAATATATGAAGATTTTGCTAAACGACTCAGAAAATTAAAAGACAAGGATGATTCACTGCATATTGAAAAACTGATCAATAAGAGAATTGAACAATCCATACGCAATAAAGAATTTATAGATGAAATAGAAGCCCAAAATAAAAAAGCCTCTGACGATTAA
- a CDS encoding helix-turn-helix domain-containing protein, which yields MIEISSIVLLELKRKRGERNITVTTLSEETGVSRWTLADILAGRKRIIKKSTYQKIDNWIAENSEE from the coding sequence ATGATTGAAATTAGTAGCATAGTTCTTTTGGAACTTAAGAGAAAACGTGGTGAACGAAACATCACAGTAACCACCTTGTCAGAGGAAACAGGGGTTAGTCGCTGGACGTTGGCTGATATTCTTGCAGGTCGTAAAAGAATTATCAAAAAGTCAACGTATCAGAAAATTGACAATTGGATTGCGGAAAATAGTGAGGAATGA
- a CDS encoding bifunctional DNA primase/polymerase, with amino-acid sequence MSEDTKKTLERKFGDQVQETQNSFINSDYIIKSHELIQQGFAVYLLSQGTNTPYKGSRGHLDATNNVRELTDMFLKYGANSNIGIILKDTGLVVLDIDRHSVQTSGLNTLRQAGVSVSFDNEAVEVTPRGLHVFFKIPDGLDISKLKRNIGTGLELITDKITVAPSVKNGEPYKHLGRSFSEANVMPDWLIDLSSNVATSGSTQTGRVPKYSVKERWEMILNGFVQGQRNNMCVSLSGYLLRINVDPNIAYAIVKKVNANSDVPLADKEVETIYRSAYQREKQRRLGGR; translated from the coding sequence ATGAGTGAAGACACAAAAAAAACCCTTGAACGGAAGTTTGGCGACCAAGTTCAAGAGACTCAAAATAGTTTTATCAATTCAGATTATATCATAAAAAGTCATGAGTTGATACAACAAGGTTTTGCGGTTTATCTGTTATCGCAAGGCACGAACACACCATATAAAGGTAGTAGAGGTCATTTAGACGCGACTAATAACGTTCGTGAGCTAACAGACATGTTCTTGAAGTATGGGGCTAACAGCAACATAGGCATCATATTGAAAGATACTGGATTAGTAGTGCTAGATATTGATAGGCATTCTGTTCAGACAAGTGGATTGAATACGTTGAGACAAGCAGGTGTGTCGGTCAGCTTTGATAATGAAGCCGTTGAAGTGACACCGAGAGGACTGCACGTTTTCTTTAAAATTCCTGATGGTTTAGACATATCGAAGCTAAAACGGAATATAGGAACAGGATTAGAGTTAATCACGGACAAGATAACCGTTGCACCGTCTGTTAAGAATGGTGAGCCATATAAGCATTTGGGTAGGTCATTCAGTGAAGCAAACGTAATGCCTGATTGGTTGATTGATTTGTCTTCTAACGTTGCCACAAGTGGTAGTACACAGACTGGACGAGTACCCAAGTATTCTGTTAAAGAACGTTGGGAGATGATCTTAAATGGTTTTGTTCAAGGGCAACGCAACAACATGTGTGTAAGTCTATCGGGATACTTGTTGAGAATAAACGTTGACCCAAATATTGCTTATGCCATTGTGAAAAAGGTAAACGCAAATTCTGATGTGCCACTTGCTGACAAAGAAGTTGAAACGATCTATCGTTCTGCATATCAGAGAGAAAAACAGAGAAGATTGGGAGGACGCTGA
- a CDS encoding virulence-associated E family protein has protein sequence MADDFEQLPDEPEWYKGFNRTKAGAIRGTVMNNVVLVLENDPLFDGVFKFNDFTDEEEIAKTIKIDEAVINKGIMQDVDVLFLISYLERHYGFTINQNMGFSAISLVSQLEQNKFNPKIDYFDKAERMWDKVERSSTFLPEYLGAPKNEITTLITETFFIGAVAKVYNPMTKFDFSLDIVGDQGTGKTTLLKKLGRDAYVDTIQNFKNKDEYTKMQRALIVNDDEMEATASSSFDVTKKFITMEELEYRPAYGHKNVRRAKHFVLARTSNQIEYLKDKTGNRRFLPILSSKAKQTKHPFTDLNERDVMQFWGEMVHKYKTKGLQYPTREQEIELAKHRENFVYIDEIENQINRYVDNNDLEWVASSDIAYNALNKIDLVKNRSVANKIKNVMDNKDGWKIARRNAGRGWKRVTQVTQQ, from the coding sequence ATGGCTGATGATTTTGAACAATTACCAGATGAGCCAGAATGGTATAAAGGTTTTAACAGAACAAAAGCGGGTGCGATACGTGGCACTGTTATGAATAATGTTGTTCTTGTATTGGAAAATGACCCTTTGTTTGATGGCGTATTCAAATTTAATGACTTCACGGACGAAGAAGAAATTGCCAAGACTATTAAAATAGATGAAGCAGTCATCAATAAGGGTATTATGCAAGATGTTGATGTATTGTTCCTTATCAGTTATCTTGAGCGTCATTATGGCTTTACAATCAATCAAAATATGGGATTTTCTGCAATATCACTGGTTTCACAATTAGAGCAGAATAAATTCAATCCGAAAATTGACTATTTTGATAAGGCTGAAAGAATGTGGGACAAAGTCGAGCGTTCGAGTACCTTTTTACCTGAATACTTAGGCGCTCCAAAAAATGAAATTACAACTTTGATAACAGAAACGTTTTTTATTGGGGCAGTCGCTAAGGTGTACAATCCTATGACAAAGTTTGATTTTTCCCTTGATATTGTTGGTGATCAAGGCACTGGGAAGACAACACTACTCAAAAAATTAGGACGTGATGCCTATGTTGATACAATTCAGAATTTCAAAAACAAAGATGAGTATACCAAAATGCAACGTGCTTTGATTGTCAATGATGATGAAATGGAAGCTACGGCATCAAGTTCATTTGATGTTACAAAAAAGTTTATCACAATGGAAGAGCTAGAATATCGTCCAGCCTACGGTCATAAGAATGTAAGGCGAGCTAAGCACTTTGTTTTAGCTAGAACTTCCAACCAGATTGAATATTTGAAAGACAAAACAGGGAACAGACGCTTCTTGCCAATACTATCATCTAAAGCCAAACAAACTAAACACCCATTTACAGATTTGAATGAGAGAGATGTGATGCAATTTTGGGGTGAGATGGTGCATAAGTATAAAACCAAAGGCTTGCAATATCCTACTCGTGAACAAGAGATTGAACTTGCTAAGCATCGTGAAAACTTTGTATATATTGACGAGATTGAAAACCAGATTAACAGATATGTTGATAATAATGATTTAGAATGGGTTGCATCATCTGACATAGCATACAACGCATTAAATAAAATTGACTTAGTTAAAAATCGAAGTGTTGCCAATAAAATTAAGAATGTTATGGACAACAAAGATGGTTGGAAAATTGCGAGACGAAATGCTGGTAGAGGTTGGAAAAGAGTGACTCAAGTGACTCAGCAGTGA
- a CDS encoding DUF722 domain-containing protein: protein MADKTDELLTNYYSGVIDSLIYLRRMELQWQPHDDDNIGGSRAINKISRPFEDLVIKYESDQVLHELRNQRDMIKRIEASWDDTTRDIVRMHYDRRDRLTWLLISLRMHLSERTCRSYQKAFKDSVSEALTGLNIAV from the coding sequence ATGGCGGATAAGACAGACGAATTGCTGACAAACTATTATAGTGGTGTGATTGATAGCCTGATATACTTACGGCGCATGGAATTGCAATGGCAACCACATGATGATGACAACATTGGGGGTTCACGAGCCATCAATAAAATAAGCAGACCATTTGAAGATTTAGTTATCAAATATGAGAGTGATCAGGTGCTTCATGAGTTGCGTAACCAGCGTGACATGATTAAACGGATTGAAGCCTCATGGGACGACACAACACGTGACATTGTCCGTATGCACTATGACAGACGTGACAGATTAACATGGTTACTTATCTCATTACGAATGCACCTATCAGAGCGAACATGCCGAAGCTATCAAAAGGCTTTCAAGGATAGCGTAAGTGAAGCATTAACTGGTTTGAACATTGCAGTATGA
- a CDS encoding HNH endonuclease → MRLHRCAEVGCRELIKVGYDYCDKHYSKRLADYHVKREQTQALASRTLRGQQHVLERNRDYDSSKRQELGHEFYHSKQWTKISQYIKQRDMYVDAIDGRAYDTGDLIVDHIVPRRLLKTKTEQYNMDNLWLLTKSHHNHKTAIENKLSDNKLSHLSREWWLKVLKD, encoded by the coding sequence ATGCGATTACATAGATGTGCCGAAGTTGGTTGTCGAGAGCTGATAAAAGTTGGTTATGATTATTGTGATAAGCATTACAGTAAACGACTGGCTGATTATCATGTGAAGCGTGAACAGACACAGGCATTGGCTTCCAGAACACTACGAGGTCAACAGCATGTGCTAGAGCGTAACCGTGATTATGATAGTAGTAAACGCCAAGAGTTGGGACATGAGTTCTATCACTCAAAGCAGTGGACTAAGATTAGTCAGTACATTAAGCAACGTGATATGTATGTTGATGCCATTGATGGTCGAGCCTATGATACAGGTGACTTGATTGTTGACCATATCGTGCCTAGACGGTTATTAAAGACCAAAACAGAGCAATATAACATGGATAATCTGTGGTTATTGACTAAATCGCATCACAATCACAAGACAGCGATTGAAAATAAGTTAAGTGATAATAAATTAAGCCATTTAAGCCGTGAATGGTGGTTAAAAGTGCTCAAGGATTGA
- a CDS encoding phage terminase small subunit P27 family, translating into MPRKAKITTDDTDRFYQRERTEALKQANAELNQLPKTAPKHLTGVASRLWTTLVPALNKLGYITVADKSTLEAFCINYSVMREAYENIKDVGAIYENGGRYYKNPATAVLNDATGKVKSLGGELGLSPSSRATLIDLASDDDGSLNADAIADMFGGSQ; encoded by the coding sequence ATGCCTAGAAAAGCAAAAATTACAACTGATGATACAGACCGCTTCTATCAAAGAGAGCGCACAGAAGCACTGAAACAAGCCAATGCAGAATTAAACCAGTTACCAAAAACAGCGCCTAAGCATTTAACTGGTGTTGCTAGTCGATTATGGACTACCTTAGTGCCTGCCTTGAATAAATTGGGTTATATCACGGTAGCGGATAAGTCAACGCTAGAAGCCTTTTGTATCAATTACAGCGTTATGCGTGAAGCCTATGAAAATATCAAGGACGTTGGGGCTATCTATGAAAATGGTGGTCGATACTATAAGAACCCAGCCACAGCCGTTTTGAATGACGCCACTGGTAAGGTTAAGTCATTGGGTGGTGAGTTAGGATTAAGCCCAAGTTCTCGTGCAACCCTGATTGATTTGGCTAGTGATGATGATGGCAGTTTGAATGCTGATGCCATTGCTGACATGTTTGGTGGTAGTCAATGA
- a CDS encoding terminase large subunit translates to MIEQYQDVINDFGADEPTIKYAVGVLTGHIIAGEKIKLACERHLSDLQRIKSDPEFHYVYDAERTDKIIKFSTLLVDLETHEPFKISPYEAFIVGLLEGWKEPETGGKRFDRAIISMARANGKTAVMALISLFNFLFGQPKTNRQLAVASADTAHADALFKYMSSQWANLAGGTFSKMAKQWGIEYNQREMRIKSQSTTMRKLSASSSTTSDGIGHFSYAVVDEYHLFKDRSFINSITSGQTFLPYSQTIFISTSGTDVRSPMFADYKRYSSYMEQKTWREIDNILFLAWEQDNDDEAFGDPSIWQKSNPLFELESKRKSAIPKMTAERDELNSQGRLPDFLTKNMNRWQNAKENAFLPVDLLTQAIIPEFNMQGRDVYIGFDYSQTNDDTAIAFVFPYTDDTGNQKYHLYQHSFIPLAKLGTIEAKEQRDGINYRDVESKGFATITRDRFGLIDEDEVFNFMLSFIEKYDLHVKAILYDQWGTGTFIRRLDEVKNEYLIIPVRQGIKSLNEPTKFLQTAFIKSQITMLDDSAMFGALSNAVIVQDNNGIKIDKNTNSAKIDVADAIVNALFEGMFYFTSFTNAPDEKNKSPFAGMNADEVNDYFMNDFTF, encoded by the coding sequence ATGATTGAACAATATCAAGATGTTATCAATGATTTTGGGGCTGATGAACCAACCATCAAATATGCTGTGGGTGTCTTGACTGGTCATATCATTGCAGGAGAGAAAATCAAACTAGCCTGTGAACGCCACTTATCGGATTTACAACGGATTAAAAGTGATCCCGAATTTCACTATGTTTATGATGCAGAGCGAACGGATAAAATTATCAAGTTTAGTACATTATTGGTTGATTTAGAAACACATGAGCCGTTTAAAATCAGTCCTTATGAAGCGTTTATTGTTGGTTTGCTAGAGGGTTGGAAAGAGCCTGAAACAGGCGGTAAGCGCTTTGATAGGGCGATTATATCAATGGCACGTGCAAATGGTAAAACGGCCGTGATGGCGTTGATAAGCCTGTTTAATTTCTTATTTGGGCAACCTAAAACGAACCGACAGTTAGCGGTGGCTAGTGCTGATACGGCTCATGCTGATGCCTTGTTTAAATACATGTCTAGTCAGTGGGCTAACCTAGCAGGTGGGACGTTTTCTAAGATGGCTAAGCAGTGGGGTATTGAGTACAACCAACGTGAGATGAGAATTAAGAGCCAATCTACTACCATGCGTAAATTAAGTGCCTCATCAAGTACGACTAGTGATGGTATTGGTCATTTTAGTTATGCTGTGGTTGATGAATACCACTTATTCAAAGACCGTTCGTTTATCAACTCAATTACATCAGGACAAACGTTCCTACCGTACTCACAAACAATATTCATTAGTACCAGTGGGACAGATGTTCGCAGTCCAATGTTTGCAGACTATAAGCGGTATAGTTCATATATGGAGCAAAAGACGTGGCGTGAGATTGATAATATTCTTTTTTTAGCATGGGAACAAGACAATGATGATGAAGCCTTTGGAGACCCAAGTATTTGGCAGAAGTCTAATCCATTGTTTGAATTGGAGAGTAAACGCAAGTCAGCAATACCAAAAATGACGGCTGAACGAGATGAATTGAACTCACAAGGTCGCTTGCCTGATTTTCTTACTAAGAACATGAACAGATGGCAGAATGCAAAAGAGAATGCGTTTCTACCAGTTGATTTGCTCACACAGGCGATTATCCCAGAGTTTAATATGCAAGGCAGAGATGTCTATATTGGGTTTGATTATAGCCAGACAAATGATGATACAGCGATAGCCTTTGTATTCCCTTACACAGACGATACAGGCAACCAAAAATATCACTTGTACCAGCATTCATTTATTCCATTGGCTAAGTTGGGAACGATTGAAGCCAAAGAACAGCGTGATGGTATCAATTATCGAGACGTTGAAAGTAAGGGCTTTGCGACAATCACTCGTGATAGATTTGGGCTGATTGATGAAGATGAAGTGTTTAATTTCATGTTGTCGTTCATTGAAAAATATGATCTCCATGTTAAGGCTATCTTGTACGACCAATGGGGAACAGGGACGTTTATTAGGCGACTAGATGAAGTCAAAAATGAGTATTTGATTATTCCAGTTCGTCAGGGTATCAAGTCATTAAATGAACCCACAAAGTTCTTACAAACAGCGTTTATCAAGTCACAAATAACCATGCTTGATGATAGCGCCATGTTTGGTGCTTTATCTAATGCGGTTATTGTACAAGATAACAATGGTATCAAGATTGATAAGAACACCAACAGCGCAAAGATTGATGTGGCTGATGCCATTGTCAATGCTTTATTTGAGGGTATGTTTTACTTCACGTCATTTACGAATGCGCCTGATGAGAAGAACAAAAGCCCATTTGCTGGTATGAACGCAGATGAAGTCAATGACTACTTCATGAACGATTTTACATTTTAG
- a CDS encoding phage portal protein: MSLKNPFETRQMITPSNYMPFIFADSGTNIVPNDLISADVALHNSDLYSVTSLISADIAGALFTGLNTKSLELLNKPSHLTSRYNFWQTVVLEILLSGNAFVVIDGKELRYIPNQNVMLDLTNDVLSYQITPFGDYQGGTYKAKSVLHFKIMAHGVNGGELIGHSPLESLVNEVQQQEQANKLSLATIARAINPTSLIKIPDAVVSPEAKENVRKEFEKANTGSNAGRTLVLDQSADFQSISINADVAKFLNNAIYQRTQISKAFGVPDSYLNGQGDQQSNLEMIQTMYVNGLNRYIEPIVSEVQSKLGDGIALDMSSILDYSNATLKQDLLNFVDKGILDAPQAQKILIDKGVINL; this comes from the coding sequence ATGAGTTTAAAAAATCCATTTGAGACAAGGCAGATGATTACACCTAGTAATTACATGCCTTTTATTTTTGCAGACAGTGGGACAAATATTGTCCCTAATGATTTAATTAGCGCTGATGTTGCTTTACACAACAGTGATTTATACAGCGTGACAAGCCTTATCAGTGCAGATATTGCAGGGGCTTTGTTCACTGGTTTAAATACTAAGTCACTGGAGCTACTAAACAAACCAAGTCATTTGACTAGCCGATACAACTTTTGGCAAACAGTCGTTTTAGAAATATTGCTATCAGGTAATGCGTTTGTCGTGATTGATGGTAAAGAATTGCGATATATCCCAAACCAGAACGTCATGCTTGATTTAACAAATGATGTCTTGAGTTATCAAATTACACCGTTTGGCGATTATCAAGGTGGCACATACAAAGCAAAGAGCGTGCTTCACTTTAAAATCATGGCACATGGTGTCAATGGTGGTGAGCTGATTGGTCATAGTCCACTGGAAAGCCTTGTGAATGAGGTACAACAGCAGGAGCAAGCCAATAAGCTATCTTTAGCAACCATAGCACGGGCTATCAATCCAACATCACTGATTAAAATACCTGATGCGGTTGTTAGTCCAGAAGCCAAAGAGAATGTCCGTAAAGAGTTTGAGAAAGCTAACACAGGCAGTAACGCAGGTCGTACTTTGGTATTAGATCAGAGTGCAGACTTCCAAAGTATATCCATCAATGCAGACGTTGCCAAGTTCTTAAACAATGCGATTTATCAACGGACGCAGATTAGTAAGGCGTTTGGTGTACCAGACAGCTACTTGAATGGTCAGGGAGACCAACAAAGTAACCTCGAAATGATACAAACCATGTATGTCAATGGCTTAAACCGCTACATTGAACCTATCGTGAGTGAAGTTCAAAGTAAGTTAGGTGATGGTATTGCACTTGATATGAGTAGCATTTTAGATTATTCAAATGCCACTTTGAAGCAAGACTTATTGAATTTTGTGGATAAAGGTATACTGGACGCCCCACAGGCGCAAAAAATTCTAATTGACAAGGGGGTTATCAATTTATGA
- a CDS encoding HK97 family phage prohead protease, with amino-acid sequence MNDKETRTFDIKGLEVRATTSDDFIGQIGGYAVVFNEPSQNLGGFIERVDPNAFDDVDFSDVVALYDHNFANVLGRTSANTLQLETDKKGLRFSLNIPNTTLGKDVYTNIRAGNLQGMSFGFTVDADDWDRGADQTPERVIEKIGALYEVSVVAMPAYQDTTVNVTRALENLKQSEVKAKALAVLTTYE; translated from the coding sequence ATGAACGATAAAGAGACACGAACCTTTGATATTAAAGGGTTAGAAGTACGTGCTACCACTAGTGATGATTTTATTGGTCAGATAGGCGGTTATGCCGTTGTCTTTAATGAACCAAGTCAAAACCTAGGTGGATTTATTGAACGTGTTGACCCCAACGCTTTTGATGATGTTGATTTTAGTGATGTAGTAGCGTTATACGATCATAATTTTGCGAATGTGTTAGGCAGAACATCAGCCAATACATTGCAGTTAGAGACTGATAAAAAGGGATTACGTTTTAGCTTAAATATTCCCAATACCACGTTAGGGAAAGACGTTTACACCAATATCCGTGCTGGTAATTTACAAGGCATGAGCTTTGGTTTCACAGTTGATGCTGATGATTGGGATAGAGGTGCAGACCAAACACCAGAACGTGTTATTGAAAAAATAGGTGCTTTATATGAAGTATCAGTAGTGGCTATGCCTGCTTATCAGGACACTACTGTGAATGTCACAAGAGCGCTTGAGAACCTGAAACAGAGTGAGGTCAAGGCTAAGGCTTTGGCAGTGCTTACAACTTACGAATAG